The Anolis sagrei isolate rAnoSag1 chromosome 6, rAnoSag1.mat, whole genome shotgun sequence genome includes the window AAAACTGAACCTATCAATGCTGGGGAGAATTGCAGCGGTCAAAATGAATATTCTGCCTAGAATGTTATATCTTTTTCAAAATTTGCCAATTATAAGGAATAATAACTATTTTAAAGAATGGAATAGTAATATCACGAAATTtgtttggaaaaacaaaaaacctagaATCAATGCAACAATTATGAATACGgcgaaggaaaagggaggatttGGTTTACCCAACTTGAAATTATACTATGAAGCAGCCGCTCTAATGTGGATCCTAGAATGGAGTAAATTGGTTAATATAAAAATTTTAACGTTAGAAGGTTTCGATCTAAGAAAAGGGTGGCATTCATACATTTGGTATGAAGGAAAGCACAAAGAAAAGAACTTTGGGAATCATTTCATTAGGTCATCATTGCTGAAAACTTGGGAGCATTATAAAAGCTATCTTTTTGAGAAAACTCCTCAATGGGTTTCGCCCCTAGAAGCAAATCAAAGACGACTTCTAGGTTGGACACATTGGCCGACTTATAGTGATTTGTTAATTAAAAGAGGAGACATGTATGTGTTGAAACCACAGGAAGAAATCAGAAGtaaatttaaaaatgtttcatgGCTGCATTATAGACAAGTGCAGGAAGTATTCAAACAAGATAAAGAAAAGGGATTCGGAACTAAAGAAGACTTTTGGGATAAAatacagaaagggggaaaaaagataattacaaaaatttataAAAAGTTGCTAGAATGGGCAACAGAAAGAGAAGTTATAAAAGACTCTATGATACGATGGGccaaaaacattggaagggtaATCCGACTTGAAGAATGGGAAGTTATATGGACAAAGAGGCTGAAATACACCTATGCATCGGACCTCCAGGAAAACTGGTTGAAGATGCtacataggtggtacatgactccTCAAAAATTGAATATTATGAATAAACAGATTGacaataagtgttggaaatgtaaaagccAAGAAGGCACATTCTACCACCTTTGGTGGTCATGTGGAAAAATCAAtgaatattggaaaatgatacataaagaatgtaaaataatattaaaaaaggaaTTTCCGTTTAGGCCAGAAATGTATCTACTGGGTATGTTTGATTCGGACATATTCAATGATAAGAATATTGAAAAGCTATTTACCTTTTTAATTACAGCAGCGAGAATGGTATTAGCCAAAGTGTGGAAACAGGAGAAAATCCCTCAAAAAACGGACTGGATTAAAAAAATCATGGATATTAAAGATATGGACGAATTAACATATTGGCTAAGACAATGTAATGGACAAGGGATGAAACAAACAGACTGGAACCCTGTTGAAGAATATATTGAAAAGAGAGAATGGTTAAAAGCAACTTAAATGAGAGAGTGGGAAAGAAATGTATAAAATCCTCCTTGTTAGTATATTAACCAGTGATAttggaaataaagaaaagaagaaaaggaggaaatggaAAATATATTAGAGGAAAGTAAGAAGAAAGGAAGTCACACTAGGGTGTAGAGTAGGAtgttcattgttttttttttaatttttcttcttttgtgtttTGGGTGTTCTGGGGTTTTATATGTGTGGTGGTGGGTTATTAGTGTATGATCACgttattattctttctttttatgtTAATAATGgtgaaaattcaataaaaaatattaaaaaaaaaaaaaaaagagtggttTGTCCCAACCATATATACAACCTACCTGCATGTCTTTGAGTGCTTCTTCTGCAATATATACTTGCTGCTTCCTCTTTTCAAGCTCCCGTTGTAAGTGTTCACATTCTTCACTGACAGCCTGGCAGGAGATATCAAACACACATTGGTATTGTTGAAAAAGAGACACTATTCATTACATGATTCATTTGCTGACATcaggtaacaacaacaaacacactaTTAAGATTGGGAAAAGAAAGGACATAGGAAAACTGAGAAAAAAGCTAAGTTTAGTATTGCTGTAAATAGTGCACAGTGGGACAAGGGGTGAAAACAAAGGGTGTGATACAGCCAACTAGCTCTTTGTGATATCTGTATTACTATCAGAAGTCCAGATGGGAATCCAAGAATTAATGAAGCAAAGCTAAGTGTCTATAAATCCATTTTAGCAGAGAGAGAAGGCAGGAATATGAATAGatcacaggcatcctcaaactgcagcctttcagctgtttgggcctccaacttccagaagccatcttgttcaatggtcaggaattctgggagttggagccccaATCAGCTGAAGAGCCATGTCTAATTCATGCTCAACACAAAGGTCCAACATATCTAGAGAAAAAATGTACTTTCAGTTCCCAGAGTAATGTCAAGCAAATGTCAAGAATAGTCTGGTCAGGTTGACTAGAAAATTCTGGGAATTATAATCTCAAAAAGTGACGTTTCAAGCTGTGATGGCAAATGTGCAATTTGGGGGTTGACTATCCCTGGTGTACAGAATCCCGGTCTTATTTCAACATCACCTGTTGTTCACATTACCTTAAATTTGGTTTGATAGTTTATAATTTCTGTACTCAGCTGAAACTTGACTGCAGATAGCTCCTCTTTGCTGAACTCTTGCAGACTCTGTGCCTGTCGCTCTGCTGTCTCTAGCTGAGTCCGCAGGTCAGGTACAGTGGAAGCGCAAATCTCAGAATCCTCCAGTTTCTCTTGCAGGCCTTCTTTTTCCTGAGTGAGCCTTGAGAGCGCATTCTGAAGCTCTTCTTGATCTTTAGCTGCCTTTTCTTTGGTAGCACTCAGTTCTTCCATGAGCTGGGACAGCTTTTCTTCTGCTTCTGCCTTCTCAGATGTCAGAGTGCAAATCTGAATGCCAAGCTCAGCCATTTCAGTGTTGGTCCTATGGAGAAGATCCTTGATTTCCATATTTTCCATGTTAACCATCTCCAAACACTGCTTGACCCTGGACAATTCATCTGTGAGGCACAGAACACTCTTTTCCATTTCAGCCTTCTGGTGGACTTTctgatctctctcttttttcagcCCTTCCTCCTGCTCCTGACACTGAAGCAGTTCCTGCACATGGTTCCTGTTGAGGGCTTCATTCTGCTCCTTCAGCTGCTGGGCCAGGGACTTATGCTCATTTAGGACTGTCTTATGGATATCCAGCTTGCCTTGCAGTTTCTCCTTCTCTGCAACAGTTTGTTGAAACTTAGCCTGAAGGTCCATCATTTGCTCTTGAAGCCTAGCAACCTCTGCCTGGTTGATATGCAGCTGTTCTTCAGAAAGAGCCAATCTGGAAGCcagatctttttcttttctctcttgacAGGCTGCCTGTTCCAACTGGGCTTTCTCTACAGATGTCTTTTCAGAACTAATGGATTCAATCACCTTCGTTTGATGGAGACACGTTTTTTCAATATCTGCTTTTTCTGCTTCTAGAGTTTTCACTTCTTTTCTGCACCTCTCAACTTCTCCTTGAAGCTGCCTGCACTGACTCTCCAGGCACTGCAATGCCTCATCTTTCTCTCCAAGCAGTGCCTTCAAAGATTCTTCATTCTTCCTCAAAGAAGACACATTATTTTCCATTTGCAAGCAATGCTCTTTGGTGCTCTGGAGCTTGGTTTCAAGTACACTTAAGGACTCCTTCATGGTGTCTTCACTCTGTTTCAATTCTTGATAGTCAACCTGCAAAGTATTCATCTTCTCTTCCAGAACTTGGTTTTGCCTTGTGGCATTCTGCAGGTTTTCATCcagaagcttgttttcttctcgGAGCTTCTTCTCCTTTTCATCCACAGACACTACAGCATCATctatttgattttggagttgtttcTCGGAAGCTCTCAACTTGGCAACCTCAGCTTCTAAACAAGATTTAGACGCTTCCAGTGCTCTCCACTTTTCTTCTAATTTCTGATTGGTTTGTTGCAGCTTTGCATTCTGGGACTTGAGCTTCTCATATCTTTCAGTGGTATTTCTCAATGAAGAGCTCTGCTCGACTGCCTGTTGCTCCAttctttctaatttttttctGAGAGAGTCTCTTTCAGAAACAAGTTCTGTTTTTTGTTCCTCTAAGCTTTTAACTCTCTGACTTAGTTCTGATAATTTAATTTCCAGCAACACAAGCTGATCCATTGTGTTTTTAACTTCTTGTTCCATTATTGTTTTTTTATGGCTGAATGACCTCTCAAGTtccaccttctcttccctttcctcctcaagTTTTCCCCCCAATGATTTTACACATTCCAAAGAATCTTTCAATTGGATTTGAAGATCAGCTGCCTCCTTGCCTTTTGCTACTAGCTCTTTCTCAAGAACAGCTCTTTCAGTTGCCATGGTTTCCAGTTTAAGACTCAGTTTTTCAGATTCTTCTTTACAGCTGATGGTGAGGTTTTCCAACTTCAGTTCAAGCTCCTTCTGAGCATCTTCTTTCAGATGCAGTTCCTCTTCTGTAACTTTAAGCAGAGAAAGATGTTTGTCATTTAGCTTCCAGGCATCAACCTTCTCCTGTTCTACTGTATGGACCTTCTTCCGCAACTCCTCAAACTTCAGTGCAGATTCATACTGATTGGCTTGTTGTCCCTTTTCATTCAGGAGGGTCTTGGCTATGAGCTCCTCGTTCTTCTGCTCTTCTGATTTCAGATTGGCCATGAGTTCACTAATGCAGACATCCTTCATGGCTACTAAAGATCTGCTGCTTTCCAGTTCTTGATTCAAGAGAAGTAGCTTAGAGTCAGAGTCCCTTTTGCTGGCCTCCAGTTCCTCAAGCTTTGCAGAGTATTCTCTTTGCTTCTCAGCAGCATTCAGTTCTAACACCTGCAAACATTTCTGCAGGTCCTGCACAGTACCCTGAGTACAGTAGGAGATCTCTCGTTGTTTCTCCAGCTCTTCAAGCATTTTTGTGAGCCTGATGTTCTCCTCTTTGATCCGGCCACTGTTCTCCCTTTCGGCCTGTGCTTGCTGTTGCTCAAAGCTGACAGCTGCCTGAAGTGTCTGGTTCTCCTTTTCCAGATGATGGATCCGATCCTGCAGTTCCTTTTGCCGCAGCTCTGCCTGGTCAAGCTCTGTGTGCAACTCATCTAGGCCCTCAAGGGgttcaatatttaaaaaattgttcCCATTGGGACTAGAAGGAATCTCTTGTGCCTAGAAAGAACAAGagaaaaatgaaagcaaaattAGTAAAATTGCTGCCTCCTTTTTTGTCTCTATCTCAGATTATTGTACAAGAGAAACTTGTATTATATATAAGCCACTAGAAAACTCTTACAACATCTGGATAAACCAGACAAACAAGACAGTTGTTTGTTTAAGATTATAGTGCTAAGAAAACAGGAAACACGCAATAAGTTCAGATAATCAAATGCTCAGGTGACAATCCAGATAAAGAACAGACTGTGAGTTCTACTGCAATTCTaccctcaagtcgctcctgacatgaaaaaaaacctaaTTGTTATGGTTCATAACAATGAGGACTTTGAAGAGAACCCATGCTTTTGCTTATGAGGAAACACACTGCTTTGTTAACACAATTACCTGCAGATAGTTGCTCACTAAGCTGCTCATACTCGAAGTGCGGCTTGGTGGTTTCCACAAGTAAGCTGAGGAGCCAAGAGAAGATAATGTTCTCCTAACAATAAAAAAAGGAATTCATAATAACTATCTTGTTGCAAAATGAATCTATATCTGCATTAATTGTAAAGCATGTGTGTACTAAAAAGCATATCTGTTCACTAttaataaaatagaaaattgaaCTCGCTGAAATTGTGTGCTATAGCttcattttatatttaaaatgatgCTTTTTGGTCATTTGTGTTGACTGAAATACAGATATATGGTGACTGAAACATCGAC containing:
- the FYCO1 gene encoding FYVE and coiled-coil domain-containing protein 1, with amino-acid sequence MAGNSGESQLQRIIRDLQDAVTELNKEFTEAGEPITDDCVSLHKFSYKLEYLLQFDQKEKSSLLGNRKDYWDYFCDCLSKVKGANDGIRFVKSISELRTSLGKGRAFLRYSLVHQRLADTLQQCFMNTKVTSDWYYARSPFLNPKMSSDIIGHLYELTEVQFDLASRGYDLDSAWPTFARRTLSSLGSSAYLWKPPSRTSSMSSLVSNYLQAQEIPSSPNGNNFLNIEPLEGLDELHTELDQAELRQKELQDRIHHLEKENQTLQAAVSFEQQQAQAERENSGRIKEENIRLTKMLEELEKQREISYCTQGTVQDLQKCLQVLELNAAEKQREYSAKLEELEASKRDSDSKLLLLNQELESSRSLVAMKDVCISELMANLKSEEQKNEELIAKTLLNEKGQQANQYESALKFEELRKKVHTVEQEKVDAWKLNDKHLSLLKVTEEELHLKEDAQKELELKLENLTISCKEESEKLSLKLETMATERAVLEKELVAKGKEAADLQIQLKDSLECVKSLGGKLEEEREEKVELERSFSHKKTIMEQEVKNTMDQLVLLEIKLSELSQRVKSLEEQKTELVSERDSLRKKLERMEQQAVEQSSSLRNTTERYEKLKSQNAKLQQTNQKLEEKWRALEASKSCLEAEVAKLRASEKQLQNQIDDAVVSVDEKEKKLREENKLLDENLQNATRQNQVLEEKMNTLQVDYQELKQSEDTMKESLSVLETKLQSTKEHCLQMENNVSSLRKNEESLKALLGEKDEALQCLESQCRQLQGEVERCRKEVKTLEAEKADIEKTCLHQTKVIESISSEKTSVEKAQLEQAACQERKEKDLASRLALSEEQLHINQAEVARLQEQMMDLQAKFQQTVAEKEKLQGKLDIHKTVLNEHKSLAQQLKEQNEALNRNHVQELLQCQEQEEGLKKERDQKVHQKAEMEKSVLCLTDELSRVKQCLEMVNMENMEIKDLLHRTNTEMAELGIQICTLTSEKAEAEEKLSQLMEELSATKEKAAKDQEELQNALSRLTQEKEGLQEKLEDSEICASTVPDLRTQLETAERQAQSLQEFSKEELSAVKFQLSTEIINYQTKFKAVSEECEHLQRELEKRKQQVYIAEEALKDMQAAKRDLSTKLDLATDSITECKAALQKKDEELAQLQEDLKRAQQDVCRANEQIQYCSDNLNKMKSDRDSNEKKLLAEIDDLTRTKQFLEERLIELLRDKDALWQKSDALEFQQKLTAEQRWLGDAEVSSCLDCQKEFGWMNRRHHCRLCGRIFCYYCCNNYAMSKQTGKKERCCRSCFKKASDSGSNVTQEEPTSSLLASPLSLVHRVIVTSEASKPTDDAVFDIITDEEVGQIQESDNKSQTEEASLDRSITDLNSTISSLTFDESDDLQMTQDVEICLLKSGELMLKLPLTVEDIFKFGESNRELFIKSNTYSTIPITVIETGLTISWVFSSEPKSISFSVVYQESEEAPLDQSKVLIPMTRCNSHKETIRGKVKVRNPGIYILIFDNTFSRFISKKVFFHLAAQRPIIYDGSDFP